The genomic segment GGGTCACACACCAGACTGCAGCGCAGTCTGTGGGAGCGCCCTCCCCGCCCCAGGAGAGGACAGTCCCCCTTGGACACTTGTGGGGATAGCGCCAGCAGTGGAGGCCAGGCCAGGACAGTCCAGCTGCTGGCCTGTGGCCACGGGGATGCCACTAGTGAGGACGGCGGCCGGCCTTTGCCTCTGTCGGAGGTGGACAAGCGGGCAGCGGCTCCACTCGATCCTGTGACGTGGGCGCTTGTGGCTTCCAGCTCTTGCGGGGTCCTGACCGCCATGGGGCCAGTCCAGGGCCGTCCCTGAGCCGGGGCTCATGGAGGCGCACCCAGTGCAGCCCCGCTCTCCACCGCCGTCCCCTCCTTCCCAGCGTCCTGGGCCAGGCTTAGGCAGCCCCACTGCTCATTGGCCCACTCCCCACGCATCTGCACTCTGAGAGCCTCAAGGGACCCCACTCAGCGGGCCAGGAGTTACTTACTCACACAGCGAGGGCGCCTGGTGACATCCAACCACCTCCCCCGGCCCCTCAGTCCTCCACCCCACAGCCGGCTCTGGGCCTGCTCCTTCGTGCATGCGGCTGCCCTGGGCAACTCCGGGCACTACCTGTCCCGTCTTCCCAACCAGGCCTTCTGCGGCCACCAAACAGCTTCTTCCCATCCCCTGCCTCTGCTTGTCTTGGCAAAGGACTCTCTCAGGTCACCAGCCTGCCAACAGCGACGCCGCACAGGCCTCCCTGGAATGAACACGGGGAGGCCAACGGGCCACCACAGGCGGCTTCCCCCGGGAGCCCCAGAGAAGCCAGTCCCGGCCCAGCACCTGCCCGTGGTCACGTCAGCCACACAGGACCACAGCAGTGCcaggtgaggggagaggaggaaggcagcACTGTGCATGGGTGCACACGGGCGGGGAGAGGAGCGAGCAGCCACGGAGatgaacagacagacagacagcactAAGCAGGAGCTCCTCACCCTGGTGGGTGGCAGCGAGCTCACAGGTGCCGCAGGTTCCAGGGCACGGAGGAGCCTGCATGCCCGCCAGAGCTGCGGTTGCTCGGAGGGCATCTCCTTGGTCACTGAAAACAGCCGGGCCCGCGTGGCCGCACTGTGGCTCCAGCTTCCCGGTGGCGGTGGCCCCCTCACTTTCGCCCTGTCAGTCCCAGAACGCCTGTGAGGACTGGGGGCCCGCGGCGGCCGGCAAAGGCCCTGCTAAGCAGGAAGGGCTGGGGTTCCCAGGACTGGGGGCTCCCCAGAGAAGACTCAACTGCTGGTGACGGGACACAGCTGCGGGCACAGCCCAGGGACCCCAGCCAGCGAGGGGGACACCGGGTCACACCTGGCATTCGACACACCAACTCCTACCCTGGGCTGTCCCACAGACATCTCCATCGGCGTCCCCTTACTGCAAGGACGGGACGGCAACCCACACACCTGTgctgtggcgctgtctgtgggggagggtccaaacAAGAACAGTGTGGCTTCTTCAGCTCTAGCCGGctgtcagtcacttcccccactgcccccaggcAAACCAGGCCCTTCTGGTGGATGGGTtcgtgtacgttctaggcccctgtgggtctctccaatgagctttCCTGTGACGCTGGGAGTGTCTCCCGCTGCCCCCCTTTCTCAGTGCCACTGCTGAGGAGGCCTGACAACTGGGACACATGTCTCTTCCACCCCACGTGTCTCCCGGGGACCTGAAGCCACCGCTCTGAAGCAGCACCTGTGGGGGGACAGGCTGTGCCATCTCTGGGAGGACAGAATCCCACCTTCCGGGACCAGCAGCTGCCCAACTGTCTGGCCACAATGCCAGGACACTCGCCAGCCCCCTTCGACCCCACCTCCTGCCCGTCATCCCCGCCAGTGCCCTCCGCACAGGCCGGGTGGCACTCGGCTCTTCTCTGCTGTCTCAGCTACTCGGGAAAGCCCGTCCTCGCCACGCTCACGCCCGGCACGGTGCACCTCGGCGTGGGCCGCTGGGGACCGGGCACAGGCCCCGTGGCGGAGGGGGGGAACCTGTTGGAGCTGCCCCGGGGCCTGGGGAGTAACCCAGCCCGGCCCCTTTCCCACGGTTCTGTCAGAGCTCAAGGAACTACCGGCAGGACCAGGCCTCCACACCGCGCGGCGGCCGTTCTGGATGCGCAGTCGCGCGAGCTGTGACCTGCCTCCCGTCCGTCCCCGCTCAGGGTCTCTGCAGCAAGCTCGTGGGCCAAAGGCTGGAAGTGCCAGAGGCGTCCAGCACTGAGGAAATCGTGGGGGGAAGCTGCTCAGGGACACCCACGAGGCTGGCCTCTCTCctcgtggggggcgggggcaggctcCCGACAACCCGTGCCTCCTAGAGCGGGGAGCGTGAGCACCGGGACACTCACTAGTGTctggggctggctggctgtgacCGGCAGCACTATCACCCCCGCTCCGTCCTGTCCGCAGCACCGCATTCGGCCCGGAGGGTCACCACGGGGATACAGCCCAGGTCCCCACTGTCTGCGGCAGCCCGGGCCAGCCCCTGGGACgaaggccaggctgggggcgTGGGCCACAGGGAGCTGCGCGACAGGCCCGGGAGGAGAGGCAGACAGGCCGGGGGTAACTGCAGTCGCTGCACCTGGCACATCTTGAGGGACCGGATGGAAACAGGGCAGCTTTCCAGCACTCGCAGGTGTGGGTCAGGCGACCCGCCCGTCAAGCCGAGGTCACACAAGAGGCTCCCGAGCCAGGACTTATCTGCAGTGGCCCCCGCCGCTGAGCCCCACAGCAAACTCCTGCTGGGCCACTGGAAGGGATATCCACACAGCTGGTCCACTGGCATTTCTGTCCGGAAACACGTCACAGGACGGCCGCCTTCTGATGGCGGGAACACCCTAAACGCAGCCGTGCCACCTGCTCAGAGAGCCGAACTCTGCACAGACCACAGACTGAACACACAAGGACGCAGGGACGAGGGTGTCCCTCAGCAGAAGCGCCAAACCAaactcaccccacccctgccctgagcccagacAGGCTCCCCGCGCCCCTCCCCCTGTCCCCTCAGCACTGAACCCTGCGCGCCTCCGCCTTCCGCCCCCACCACCTGGGCGCACAGtcctcctgtctccctgcccccccccactcaGGAGGGTCCCAGAGCCCCAGCAGCAGGGGAGCCCGGGAGGCGCCCTGGCAGTAccatccctgcccaccccctcacctcccatgTTCCCCCAGCTCCCCTGGCCCCTGCTGTCTTCTGCCGCTGCCCCTACTGGGGGCCCTCAGCCCCCGGGCTCCCTGTGCAGGGGCCCTACATGCCCAGGTGGCTGGCTCTCCCAAAGGTGCTGGGGAAGGCTTCCACAGTGCACCCCAGAGGGTGCGGGCACCCTGCTCTCCACCCGCTGGGCAATGCCGCCCCTCTGGGACCCAGGGCCTCCCCAcaggctccctcctcccagcaccccctctagcccccacctccctcctgagCACCAGCCCTAAGTCTACCTGTCACTTGTCCACAGGGTGTCCCCAGGCATCATGTCTCAGTCCAAACCTGCGCACCAGGGAATGGATGGCTGCCTTCCCCCCTGGGGCTGAAGCCAGAACCTCCATTTCTTACCCCCTTCTCGAACCCAGCACCAGCCCCAGTTCTCCCAGCCTGCCCACTGTTGCCCCGGCTCCGGCCACCGCCGCTGTGGGTCCTCCCTGGCCTTCCTACCTCAGACccgtcccctccctcccaccctcattttaGGGGAGAGGCGGATGACCCTTCCAACACTCGAGGCAAGCCCAAAATCCCGTAAACGGGCTTCAGGCCCTGCGGACGCCGCGCCCAGGCCCATCtgcagcccccctgcagcccccgACTCCCGGAGTGCAGAGTGctggcaggggggcaggggggagggcaggaggggagtcCCAGACAAGgtcctctctctctggctcctgtcTCGGGACGGGGATGGTCAGCAGGCCCACCACCCACAGAGCTCCCTCGAGACCCCAGCACCGCATCCTGCCCAGGGATGACCGGCAGGCCAGGACCCCGTGGGGCCACGGGGAAGGGGCCTGTTCTCTGAACCACCTGGCTGGACCTGGCCCGCCCAGCAGCATGCACACTGGGGAGTGAGTGACCAGATGGAGGTGCTTGGGTGACCCTTGACCTGAGGCTCTGGGGCTCTCTGTCCCGGCGTGAACCCACCCTGACAGGCAGACCTAGCTCGCCCTTCACTGTCCTTGCCTggcccccggccccaccccagacagctGCACGGGATCGTCGGGGTCCGTCCGGGGCCTGGCAGTGTCTGGTGAAGCCCGAGTTCAGTGCTCGATTACTGAGCAGTGAGTGAAGGAAAGTGACAGATGCCCCTAAGCAGCCGCTCCGTGGCGGTGTCCCAGTGAGGCAGGGGGTGACGCTGCCACCCGGGGTTTTTCCTTCCTGGCGCCTCGCACTCACCCGTGCTGAAGTGAAGACCCCACTCCTTCTCAGCCCGCTGCCCTGCGACAAGTGGACAATGGGAGGGCAGCAGTGACACTGcgtgggaggggccgagtgggccGGGAGGGGGCTTCGCGCCCACCCCAAGAGCACCCTCTGCTCTGACACTCAGGGGGACACCCGGGACACACGAGTTCACAGCCGCGCTCTACAAACACGGGCACTTCCTCTTCAGGAAACTCAGccaccctgcctgctgcccccgctgcctcccaccctggaggggcCACGCTGTCGCTTTGCACACAATCCCCAAAGGCCACTGGGCAGTGGCTGGGCTCCCTGCCACAGGCGACCGGCCCGGGCTGGCAGCCTGGCCCCCCATAGCCAGCTGTGGCCTTGGCCACGTCACCGAGCTTCTCTGACCCCCAGGCATCCCGCTCCGCTGTCCAGGAGGACGAGGGCAGCACCCCCACAGAGGGCTGCTCGGAGGGTCACAGGCCACAACAGGTGTCGTGTCCTGGACCCGCCACACACTCGTGCTGCAGGGTTCCTGTGACGACCCTCGGAGGGAAACTGTGCCAGAAATGAAGCTGTGAGCCTGACCTAAGCGGCAGCCCCCCAACAGGGCCCCGAGGCTGCAGGGCAAGGCCTTGCAGAGGCACTCGGTCCCCCTGGACAGCTGCGCACTCCTTCAACTCAGTGTGCGCGATGTCATCACTGGGGACCAGACACCCTGAGTCAGGACAGTGACCTGAAACGGGACGACTGTTCTAGATGAGGGCCTCCCAGGAAAGTCTGCGGAGACGGTCACTTTGGGAACCAGCAGCCTTCGTAAACTGGGTGCCAAGACCCTCCAGAACCCTGGTGGCTCTATGCAGCCTGTCCCATCTCCCTGGAGCTCCCGTCGTCCACGGGGGATGGGGATGCAGGGGGACAGGGAGTGTGGGTGGTGGAAGGGAAGAGCCTGCGGGCTGTGTCCTGGGAACTGCCATGGGGCCAGGAGACGCCCCAAGGTGAAGGGTCGGGACAGGGAACTCCTGGGTGTCAAGTCCCACCACAGGCCTCATGGTCCAAAACAGGGCGCTTCTCACCAAGGCTCGGAAAAGCTCACGTTCTGAAGCCACGAAAAGGAACGAAACAACACGGCAACGTCGTTCATGGTAACACACGAACCACGAACACACTTCACTGCAGAGACCAGAGGAACTGAGGTGCCCTCTTCCACCTGCACAGCCTGTCCCAGGCCTCGCCCCCTCAGCCTTTCCATCCACTGCCGCCAGGACCCAGCCCAGCCGGCCTGCTCCCGAAGCCGGCTGTGAGCCCAGGCTGTGGGTGGGTGTCTGAGGCCTGCTGGGTGGGGACGGCGCTGGCATCCAGGCACCCGTGTTGGTGGTGTGCCGGACGCCCTGACCGTGGGTGCTGGCGTGGCTCAGCAGCCTGTCACCTGGGTGTCTCCCAAGACAGTGAGCTCCCCACCTGGAGGCTCAGCACGCCCTCAGGAGCAAGGGGACCACAGGGGCCAAGGGCCTTGCACAGCCTGAACTGCGGGCGCTGGGGGCGACTGGGAAGACTGGCATCTCATTTCCGCCAGCCAAGGGAACACACCCACGCGCAGCGTTGGTCCTGAGCAGTTTGCTCCAGACTCAGGAATCAGCGGGTCCTGGGGAACCAGCCTGCGGAGGCCCGAGTCTACCCCAGTGACGCCAGTGACTCGGTGGGCAGGGCCGCCGAAGCTGCTCCCCGGACCTTCCAGGCCAATAAAAGGGGTCATGACGCCCTGGTCCGGCCGGACCCAAAGGCCGCCGCAGTTTGCCGGACGCGAGGAACGCCGTCATAAAACCCCGGTCCTTTCATGTGAGCCGCGTCTCCCAGCTTCCGCAGCCCCATTTTCCTAAGTGCCAAGCTCGGgggccctccccccccccatgaTGCCCGGCCCCACGGAAACTCAAGCACTCCTTGGGCTTGGCCTGTCCACAAAGTCCAGCTGGGGCAGCAAGGCGATGCCCGGCTGGGGACACGCAAGTCCATCTCGGGTGTGGGGCGCAAGAGGACCCCGGCACAGCCCAAAGGGGGACTGACGCTGGGCAAGGGGTGGCCTCGCGGGACTGGGGCCTGGGGCCAGTGTCTGTAGGGTGTCACGAGCTCAGGCCCATCCCGCTGGGGTCCCGCGCTCTCCTCTCCGCCCCTTAGGCAAGAGTCCCCCAGGAATTTCGGGGCCCGCCCGGCCGGGAAGATCATCCCTCAAAACCGGGTACTCAGACCCCTCAGGTGCGACATCATCCCTATCTGACCCGGGAACGAGCCCTCCAGCCGGGGTCGCCCCCTCGAGCGCCCCATCGCGAGCACTCACCCTGTTCCTCAGAGGAAGCCGCCATGCTAGGAATCCCGGACCCGCAACCACTGCGACTCCTTCCCAGAATCTGATGCAACCGCCCGCCCGGAAGTCCCGCCCCATCTCGCCCCACGCCTGGTGACCTACCGGAAACGCCTGGTCGCTAGGCAACCGCCGCCGGCCCTTAGGATGCTGGGAGCTGTAGTCTTTCCGTGGCGGCGGACGGGAACTGGAGCATCTTCCCCAGGACCACGTTCTGTGCTGGGAAGGACAGTCCCAGGATGAGGCCCCACACCAGGAGGGGAGGAGCCCCAGCCAAATGGTCAGAGAGGACGCCCTGGGGCTGCAATTTGCTGGCCTGGACAGACAAGTTCCAAGGAGGCTTAGAAGGAAGGGATTGGGGATGGACCTGGCGTGCATTCCAGGCAGAGTGGACTGTCCTGAGAATGACCCCAGGAGAAGGCAAGCTGCTGACAAATTCAGTGTGACCACAGGACCCGCACAGCAAGAGATTGGGACTTGaggtgagggctggggctggtggtTCTCCTGAACGAATCAGGAATGGCCAAGACCCTCCCCAGGGTTtgagggggggggcgggggagggtggcAGCCGAATCTGTGCTCTGAAGCCCCGGCCAGCTGCTAGTGGAGGGAAGCCAGAAGGGAGCCAGAGTGGACAGAAGCTGAGTCAATTCCCGGCAGCAGTGTAAACAGAGGCGGGGCCTAGGGGGCTGGGCACACAgatctggggcggggggggggggggggggggggggggggcatggacCATCAccccctggggtgagggggacaAGGGAGGAGATGCCCCTGGGGATGACACCCAAGGTCCTGGACGGGAgaggctggctggtgtggcaccgACTTTTCGGATGCACTCGTGGGAACTGAGGGTGCTGGGAGCCCCACGGGAGTGCGGGGCCCACATGTGGACACCTCCAAGGACCGGTGTTGTCCCCGATGAGGGAGAGAAGGCGCAGGGCGGGCGCACTCTCAGTGGAGCACTGGACGGACGGTGCTGTCATTCCCAGGGACAGAGGCCCCGGGGACACCAGAAAACAGTCAAGAGACCACTCCAGCCTCTGGTGCCCGTTCCGGGGCCCCTGCACCCACAAACCACACCCGCAACTCCCGTGACTCTGCACGGAGTCACCTTACAAGGACAACACACCCAAAGCTGTCCACACAACAAGAATGACAGAAAACATCATTTAGAATACAAATTTTACTGGTTGAAAAAAATTTGtacaaacatataaaaacacTATGTAAGAAATTTTAACACAAATTAGTAAAAGTACGTATGATTAAACGTTTAAAGTAAAAAGGCCTCTATAGCTGGCATGTGACAGTAGCTGTCCCCATGCCCCATCACAGCTAACCTAGTGACAGCTGAGAGTGGCTACTGGTTTGTCTGTCACGGACTGACTTATAAGTGTCACCCAAGCATGGCACTCCCAGGTGGAAGCCAGGGGACATCGCGGTGCCTGAGATCGAGGAGCGAGCTGCTGGGGTTACACACGACCAGCCAGCCTTCCTGGCCTCTGTCTGGGAGAAGACCATGGCTCGTGGGCCCACAGAGCAGCTCAGGGTCCCCAGAGTCCCCTGAGGGGTAGCCTGTCCCTGGCAGAGAGCCCCCTAGCTGCACAGGCCTCCCCACTGGAAGCTTCCCGTAGAACCTACTTGGACACAGAAGGGGCTCCATCCATCTGGGATCTGTGAAGGCGCCCACGGGAAGGGACCTGGGAAAGGTCAGGCCCTAGAATACTGCTAAGTCACAATCGTTGCCGAAAAGGCTGACTCTAGTTTGGGGGCTCTGCTTCCTTAATACCTAAGATATTTTCTGCAACCagtttgtttataatattttccagACATTCCCGCAGCTGCATCCTACCGAGGGCCGCCAAGAGCCTGAAGGGGGATGCAGCGCGCCCCAGCTTGCTCTGCCAGCGCAGCAGCATCCTATGGTGCTGCTCCATCAGGTTCCCTGGGTTCTCGTGCTCACAAATGACAATGTCATTTTCCTCCAGTCCCGCGAACCTCATGAACATCCTCCAGTTACTTCGGGGCACCTCCTGCCCGAATTCAAAGTAGATCCTGTTCAtagctgaaaaaagaaaatcgAGGCGGGAGACTTGGCTTCGTTCCTGGAAGGCAGGTGTGGTGGCGCTGTGACTGTCCCAGCCTGCAACGGGGAGGCCCTGGGCACCCAGGCTGACCTTGCAGAAGGGACCAGCCTCGGGCACAGGAGAGTGCAGAGAGCCATGACCTGGCCAGGCTCCTGACAGGCCTGATGCTCATTCATATGGAGCCAGTGAGCTTGGCAGAAGGGCCCGTGGGGCCCGAGAGTGATGGGTCCACTTAGGCAGTCCCCTCCTGTGCAGCGGGACCACAGGGATCTGGGGCGAGGTCTGTAACCTCACTGGGCTCCCGAATGCCTGACCTTTGAGTCTGGCACGTGGGTGGTCTCACTGAGCTGTCAGAGAATGAAGCGTAAGCAGCACCTGGCCGTCACCCTCATCCCACTGACAGCGGCGAGCAGCCACTGGGGCCTCACCAGGCCAGGGTCACCCTGGCCTTCCTAGCAGCCTCTCACGCTCCTGCTTAAACTCGCGGATGCGCTGTGACACAGGGCCGCCTGCATCTGTCCTCACAGGCCGAACTGATACTGGACCGAGGCCCGTGTTCCCTGATGCCGGCAGTGAGTGCTGGACCGCGTGAGTCTGACGGCCACAGGACGTCCCTGAGCTTCTTGTGGGCTCAGGGTCCCACTTTGCAGAAGGGAGGACACTGGGTCTTGACATCAGGCCTGAACAGTCACTATACAGGAGGACTCGGGCAACTTACCCTCAGGGGACTCGTCCTTTAAAACATACTTCTCTTCGTAttgctgtggagaaaagagaataaaattattcCAGAAGACACCAGGGTGGCCCCCTGGTGGAATCTTGTGGAAACAGAGCCACCCGAGTTGAGTGGGAGTGGCAGGCGGGGGCAGCCAGGCCTCCACAGCACCGCCCACAGTCAGCGTCTGGGGGCGTCGCTTGTCCTCTCAGAAGGAGCAGAGAGCTCACAGCCCACCTGCCCTCTGGGTCACACTCCCCCAGGACACTGCCTGGGCTGGGGCAACACTGGGTttcctgctgccctgccctggagggcaGGACTGCAACAGGTGAAGGATGTCACCTGGGGGTGACCTGTCGGGCTGTGGACACTACTAAGGGAGAGGACACCTATCCACAGAAGGCCCTGTGAGAACAGTTTTCCAGTTCAGGGACGCCGGACAGGCTCGCACCCCTCTGGGGCAGTGCACACACCGTCCCCACTTCCCTCATAAAGGTCCTCCACCCCAGGGTCACATAGGGAACGCCTGCTCATCTTCTCAAATCCTACTCAGGTGTCACAGCCTCGTCACAGCCCCACGATGGAAGGACGACACAGTCAGTCTCTGGCTGGCAAGGCTTCGCGGTCACCCGGGAAACTCAGACAGAAGTTTGAGACACAGGGCAGCACCACGCGGGCCCTGCACGCACGCGGCACGTGCTCCACACGCGCAGCCGTCCCCGCTGTCAGACCAGCCCAGACGCCCCTCACCTGCTCCAGAGCGTGGACGGGGGGAGCTGCCCCAGCCTGGTCTGGGCCCCCAGGGGCCACGGGAGCCTGGATCTGCAGCACCTGCTCCGGGGCGGCCCCGGCCCCTGGGGCCACCACTGCCTGCGGCTGGGCCCCTCCCTCAGGGTCCTCAGGGGGCACCACGGCTGAGCCCTGGCGCTCCAACAGCGGTGTGTGGTCCGTGCCGGCGGCTGGCGGGCTGTGCTCCACGTCCCTGGGCAGCAGAATCACCGTGTGCTGGGTGCCTCCCTGTGACTGAAGAACAAAGCCGTGACTCTTGGTGGCAGGGGCCTGTAGCGTGGCCCTCCCCAACCACTTCTGGGAGAAATGCCACGTCATCTGACAGCTCAGCCGGGCCCTGTGGTAGCAGAGAGAAGTACTTTGTGGGGTCAGGTGCAGGCTCGGCCTCCAATTCTGTGGGGCGCCCTAGGTAAGTGGGCTGTGTTTGAACCCAGCAAGACAGGTCCGCATCCAGACCCCTGGGACCCGAGAATGAGACCTTGTTGTAcatggggtctttgcagatgaggGAGCTGTACTGGATGAGAGTGGGCCCTACGTCCAGTGCCCACTGAGGGTCATCAGGAGACACACCCATGGGGAGGAGGCCGGCACTGACTGATGGGCACCCACGCCAAGGAGCACCCAGGACAGCTGGCCACCACAGATGAGGTGACTGCAAGGGCGGGAAGGACCTGCCCCCAGGGCCTCAGAGGAAGCTGGCCCCCCTACCCCGCACCTGACACCTGGATCaagacttctggcctccacaTCTGGGAGACAGACAGTTCCTCCTTCTTTCAGCCCCAAGTTTGGGAAGATGTGTTGCGGCAGCCCCGGGAAGCTGTACAAAGCCCTGTGCCCTCTGCGCCTCCGTGGTCGACCCAACAGAGTAGAGTGTCCTGCAGCACGGCCACTCCAGGCTCTAGTGGGGGGAGCGGATACTGCCCGAAACGCTGAGCTGTgcactctgggctgggggcctggtctAGTCTGCCTTGTGCCCACCCTGGGTGTCCCCTCTGTCCCCAAGGCCTGCAGCTGCCACTGGGAAACCCCTGGGCGGTACTTACGGGGTCGCCTGAGTCCCTGGACTCGTCTGAAATCAAAGAGAAGGAAGTGAACACACAGCCATGCACCTCGTGTGAAGGCCTCACTAGGTGACAAGCCCCACTCAGGACGGTGGTCCCTGCAGACGGTGATGGAGCCGAGGCACCACCATCTGCCCAACACGGTCCTGTCACAGGGCAACAGCACACCGCAGGTGCCGATGTGGACCAAGCTGCCATGTGGCAGTCGTGTGGAAATGTGGCAGACTCAGCTCTGGGTGGCACATCCCCACAGTTGGCCACGAGCCCGTGAGCTCCGGGGTGCGTGCTCCCTGCTCTGCGCTGCCACGGGGTGCAAGGCATGCTGGTTCTGCTTATGGCCAAGTGCGGGGGCAGCAGTCAGGACATGCTTGTGGGGGCCGTAGACACACGCTCCCCACGTTGCTGACTGTGTCACTACCCCTCCAGCCTGATTTCACCCCAGTCTGGTTTAGTCACATGCTGTGCAGGTGGGTAGCCCGGGAGCAGCAGGCTTCACcccacagcccaggtgtg from the Desmodus rotundus isolate HL8 chromosome 5, HLdesRot8A.1, whole genome shotgun sequence genome contains:
- the LOC112317424 gene encoding tumor necrosis factor receptor superfamily member 10B, with the translated sequence MSWWLRVLLLAAPVAVVPRESPCKSDQYELHGLCCDLCPAGSYVSRVCDVDRVTECSPCEPGFFTAHRNQETVCLPCAECREDQELVSDCTRASNRRCQCKAGSFYCDSGDCVETCYRCTRCDGLTLETCNATRDTICATEGNAKPGDPPRFHADSYGWVWALVVIVAIAAIATCWRRQGVQLRPLLVRWLSWLKHESRDSGDPSQGGTQHTVILLPRDVEHSPPAAGTDHTPLLERQGSAVVPPEDPEGGAQPQAVVAPGAGAAPEQVLQIQAPVAPGGPDQAGAAPPVHALEQQYEEKYVLKDESPEAMNRIYFEFGQEVPRSNWRMFMRFAGLEENDIVICEHENPGNLMEQHHRMLLRWQSKLGRAASPFRLLAALGRMQLRECLENIINKLVAENILGIKEAEPPN